Genomic window (Candidatus Methylacidiphilales bacterium):
GAACTTGCCCCAACTGGCAAACTCACGACAGTTGTGCGTGAAGCGCCCGACAATGTAATTCAACCGTCCATGTCTGCCGCTCTTGATTTGCGCTTCCAGCGTCTGTTTGTCCTGATCAAACCGATGACTCATGGTCACCGCCATCATCAGCCCGGCATTCCTGACCTTGCGATAGATGCGACATGTTGCCGCCATCGTGTCGGCGATCGGTTTCTCCGAGAGAATATGACATCCGTGCTGAACGGCGAGATCCACCATTTGCTCGTGATAAGCCGGCGGCACAACGATCGTAACAAAATCGGCCTTGGCTTCGCCGAACGCCTTCTCTGCACTGGTAAAAAGTTGATCGTCAGCAAGACCCAGTTGAGTTTTGGCCTTGCCGAGCGTCTCCCGATTGATGTCAACTGCGGCAACCGGCACCGCCAATCCAAGGTCTTTGAGTCGGGGCAGGACGGCATTACACCAATGTTGCCCGAAGCCCCCTACGCCAATGTGAATGTATTGAAGAGGTTTATTCATTTGGGAAAATCATCCGGTATGGGGAGCGCCGCAACGGAGTGTCCTTTGGCTTTCTCGGCGCTGTAGTGCAGGTGCCCGATGCGACCGCCTGCTGGCGTGGCATCCTCGAACCAGAATGCCTCGAAGTCTTCGTAGACTTCGACCACGTCATGTTCGTCGCCTGCCTTTGTGCAGACAATGTCGCCGGGGCCTACATAGAACGTCTGCCCTTCTGTCATGACCTTAGCCTTGCCACGGAAGACCAGCCAGTACTCGTGGCAATCGTGGTAATGACAGTCGAACCACCCCCCCGAATAGGGGACCCGAAAAATTCCAGCGC
Coding sequences:
- a CDS encoding cupin domain-containing protein; this translates as MPVFKTKEKAMGKKNRPKWSGVTSAGIFRVPYSGGWFDCHYHDCHEYWLVFRGKAKVMTEGQTFYVGPGDIVCTKAGDEHDVVEVYEDFEAFWFEDATPAGGRIGHLHYSAEKAKGHSVAALPIPDDFPK